A region of Paramormyrops kingsleyae isolate MSU_618 chromosome 17, PKINGS_0.4, whole genome shotgun sequence DNA encodes the following proteins:
- the atp1b3b gene encoding sodium/potassium-transporting ATPase subunit beta-3b: MSNKEEKTEEQNQSSWKDFFYNPRNGEFMGRTASSWALILLFYLVFYGFLAGMFSLTMWIMLQTLDDHTPRYRDRVANPGLVIRPKSMEIVFNRTVQSSYNQYVNNLESFLQQYNDTAQEKNEVCQLGEYFEQDAEEEKKVCQFKRSTLRQCSGLSDTSFGYSEGKPCILVKMNRIIGLKPRGDPYINCTAKRDSAVQMQYFPAEGRFDKMYFPYYGKKAHPSYVQPLVAVKLLLTKQDYNTELVVECKVEGSDLRNNDDRDKFLGRVTFRMKVLE; encoded by the exons ATGTCGAACAAGGAGGAAAAAACCGAGGAACAGAACCAGTCCAGTTGGAAAGATTTTTTCTATAATCCGCGGAATGGAGAGTTCATGGGTCGGACAGCCAGCAGCTGGG CTCTCATCCTCCTGTTCTACCTGGTGTTCTATGGCTTCCTGGCTGGGATGTTCAGCCTGACAATGTGGATCATGCTGCAGACGCTGGATGACCACACTCCACGGTACCGGGACCGAGTGGCCAATCCAG GGCTGGTGATCCGGCCCAAATCCATGGAGATCGTCTTCAACCGGACAGTCCAGAGCAGCTACAATCAGTATGTCAATAATCTGGAGTCTTTCTTGCAGC AGTACAACGACACGGCGCAGGAGAAGAATGAGGTGTGCCAGCTTGGTGAGTACTTTGAGCAGGACGCCGAGGAGGAGAAGAAGGTCTGCCAGTTCAAACGCAGCACGTTGAGACAGTGCTCGGGCCTGTCGGACACCAGCTTCGGCTACTCTGAAGGAAAACCCTGCATCCTGGTCAAGATGAATAGG ATCATTGGTTTGAAGCCACGAGGTGATCCATACATTAACTGCACTGCAAAG AGAGACTCCGCAGTGCAGATGCAGTATTTCCCAGCAGAGGGCAGGTTCGATAAGATGTACTTCCCCTACTATGGCAAGAAGGCTCAC CCAAGCTACGTCCAGCCCCTGGTGGCGGTGAAGCTGCTCCTGACCAAGCAGGACTACAACACGGAGCTGGTGGTGGAGTGCAAGGTGGAAGGCAGCGACCTGCGCAACAACGACGACCGCGACAAGTTCCTGGGCCGCGTGACGTTCCGCATGAAGGTCCTAGAGTAG
- the LOC111849206 gene encoding transmembrane protein 255B, with translation MESRKRKASGLVLAMFSLSLIIVTLGVYSATRTENVSIAGYIPGVVVSGIYARIYINHVCMCLNKHKKQNSRTLVVTCVGSYLCIFFGVLGLFLRENRKQLLVASIVSLFFLVIDGVFLLFRFDMRPLKAGRCKFYTCGNDYIYENYYSQVPYQGLMESCHMSVRSGTCHCCDQYNCANGGYLNHHYQFVGVQSCQDVLLLYRAMWILIVLYLVAFGLGVFTAAVLGGIKDQKYCSITKGTGRQPSAPCPRQYRPHLPHCPPAVPPHPPPHQSSPFNIWHHLATGSSEAGY, from the exons ATGGAGAGCAGGAAGAGAAAGGCCTCAGGGTTGGTGCTGGCCATGTTCAGCCTGTCCCTGATTATCGTTACCCTGGGGGTCTACAGTGCAACTCGCACAGAGAACGTCAGCATCGCTGGCTACATTCCAGGGGTCGTTGTAAGTGGGATTTATGCCCGTATTTATATAAATCACGTCTGTATGTGTTTAAAT AAACATAAGAAGCAGAACAGCAGAA CACTTGTAGTTACTTGTGTTGGGTCTTACCTGTGTATCTTTTTTGGCGTTTTGGGACTCTTCCTTCGGGAAAATCGCAAACAGTTG CTTGTTGCTTCGATCGTCTCCCTTTTCTTTCTGGTGATAGACGGTGTCTTCCTTCTTTTCCGCTTT GACATGCGCCCCCTCAAGGCTGGGCGGTGCAAGTTCTATACCTGTGGAAATGACTACATCTATGAAAACTACTATA GTCAGGTGCCATATCAGGGTCTGATGGAGTCATGCCACATGAGTGTGCGGAGTGGTACCTGCCACTGCTGCGACCAGTACAACTGCGCCAA TGGTGGGTATCTGAACCATCACTACCAGTTTGTGGGTGTGCAGAGCTGTCAAGATGTGCTGTTGCTGTATCGAGCGATGTGGATCCTCATTGTCCTGTATCTGGTTGCCTTTGGCCTGGGTGTGTTCACTGCTGCAGTACTGGGAGGCATCAAGGACCAG aaATACTGTTCCATCACAAAGGGGACAGGAAGGCAGCCATCTGCCCCGTGTCCCCGACAGTACAGACCCCATCTACCCCACTGCCCCCCTGCTGTCCCACCACACCCTCCACCCCATCAGTCAAGCCCCTTCAACATCTGGCATCATCTAGCAACAGGCAGCTCTGAAGCAGGTTACTAA
- the rasa2 gene encoding ras GTPase-activating protein 2, with protein MAEDDDTKIRVLQSLRGKICEAKNLGSCSGPNWLRDGCTFCTISLDQEEVYRTKVFEKNLSPFYGEDFYFEIPRAFQYLSFYVYAKTVIQRALPIGKVAIRKEDLSKYSGKEHWFGLQPVDANSEVQGKVHLEMRLNEVITDNGSVCQQLVVRIIECQGLPLVNGQSCDPYATVSLVGPARSDQKKTKVKKKTSNPQFGETFYFEVTRSSSYTKKSHFQVEEEDIDKLEIKVDLWNNSLAQDVFLGETRVSVKILRRNSIHQAWYLLQPKGNCKTSKADELGSLRLNVTYIEDTVLPSACYERLRALMLKSPDVKPISASAAHILGDLCRERYEAVLPMVRLLLHHNSLVPFVTAVAALELENTQEANTIFRGNSLATRCIDDMMKIVGRSYLTMTLKPVLDEICDTNKSCEIDPLKQKDGDNPDANKENLQQFVQKVFSSITQSSVSCPPIMSDVFRSLRHLASKRFPDDPHVQYSAVSSFVFLRFFAVAVLSPHTYQLRPHHPDNELTRTLTLISKTIQTLGSWGSLSRNKLSSFKESYMYEFFKSFQEEKYVEEVKKFLDEISSNVSKGSVGVEDAVVLREGEVQKRAQGRKRIGKNFKKRWLRVTNRELSYHKHKGKEPLCVIPVETILGVEKVDDNAFSRKNMFQVMLSERPLYIQASNCVEVCDWVEVLGQVSRCNPRRRSHHHPSAYVSGAWLCCRGLNESHPGCKPCTPSLASLQLEIDCDRETERIFSLFSANYSKLHKMEDACSSISVYQGPQKEQEEYSLFTIQDSKETFRTIRDIYAVLEDLRAQHEATRNALGTAKYGSQENPIVGKGC; from the exons ATGGCGGAAGACGACGACACGAAAATTCGGGTTTTGCAAAGTCTCCGGGGAAAGATCT GTGAAGCGAAGAATCTGGGTTCCTGTTCTGGGCCGAACTGGCTCCGGGATGGCTGCACCTTCTGCACCATCAGCCTGGACCAGGAGGAGGTGTACCGCACCAAAGTGTTTGAGAAAAATCTCAG CCCTTTCTACGGAGAAGACTTCTATTTTGAAATCCCACGGGCGTTTCAGTATTTATCCTTCTATGTTTATGCGAAGACtgttatccagagggccctccCTATAG GAAAAGTGGCGATCCGCAAAGAGGATTTGAGTAAGTACAGCGGGAAGGAGCACTGGTTTGGTCTGCAACCTGTGGATGCCAACTCCGAGGTCCAG GGAAAGGTCCATCTGGAGATGCGACTAAATGAAGTCATCACAGATAACGGATCAGTGTGTCAGCAGCTGGTGGTCCG CATCATTGAGTGTCAGGGTCTCCCCTTGGTCAACGGGCAGAGCTGTGACCCCTACGCTACGGTGTCGCTCGTGGGACCTGCCAG ATCTGACCAAAAGAAGACCAAGGTGAAGAAGAAAACCAGCAACCCCCAGTTTGGAGAGACTTTCTACTTTGAG GTTACCCGGTCCAGCAGCTATACTAAGAAGTCTCACTTCCAGGTGGAAGAGGAAGACATCGACAAGCTGGAGATTAA ggtcGACCTGTGGAACAATAGCTTGGCCCAGGATGTTTTCCTGGGAGAGACCAGAGTTTCAGTCAAGATTCTGCGCAGAAACTCTATTCACCAGGCCTG GTACTTGTTACAACCGAAGGGCAACTGCAAGACATCAAAGGCGGACGAGCTTGGCTCCCTGCGCCTGAACGTGACTTACATCGAGGACACGGTGCTGCCGTCGGCCTGCTACGAGCGGCTCCGTGCACTGATGCTCAAGTCCCCGGATGTGAAG CCGATCTCTGCGTCAGCGGCCCACATCCTGGGGGACCTGTGCCGGGAGCGCTATGAGGCCGTCCTACCCATGGTGCGCCTACTGCTGCACCACAACAGCCTGGTGCCTTTCGTTACAGCCGTAGCGGCACTGGAGCTGGAGAACACGCA GGAAGCAAACACCATATTTCGGGGCAACTCGCTGGCAACGCGCTGCATCGACGACATGATGAAGATAGTGGGCCGGAGTTACCTGACCATGACCCTCAAGCCCGTCCTGGACGAG ATCTGTGACACCAACAAATCATGTGAGATTGATCCTTTAAAACAAAAAGATGGAGACAATCCAGATGCCAACAAG GAGAATCTGCAGCAGTTCGTGCAGAAGGTCTTCTCCTCCATCACGCAGTCCAGCGTCAGCTGCCCGCCCATCATGTCCGATGTCTTTCGCTCCCTGAGACACCTGGCTTCTAAGCGCTTTCCCG ACGATCCGCATGTCCAGTATTCCGCGGTCAGCAGCTTCGTGTTCCTGCGCTTCTTCGCTGTGGCTGTTCTGTCGCCGCACACCTACCAGCTCCGCCCTCATCACCCG GACAATGAGCTGACCCGCACCCTGACCCTCATCTCCAAAACCATCCAGACTCTTGGAAGCTGGGGCAGCTTGTCAAGGAATAAGCTG TCCAGTTTCAAAGAATCCTACATGTATGAATTCTTCAAGTCATTCCAAGAAGAGAAATATGTTGAAGAGGTTAAGAAG TTCTTAGATGAGATCTCCTCCAACGTGAGTAAGGGCTCCGTCGGGGTGGAGGACGCCGTGGTGCTGAGAGAAGG ggAGGTACAGAAACGAGCACAGGGCAGAAAGCGGATTGGCAAGAACTTCAAGAAGCGTTGGCTTCGTGTGACCAATCGGGAGCTGTCTTACCACAAACATAAGG GAAAAGAGCCTCTGTGTGTCATTCCAGTGGAGACCATCCTGGGGGTGGAGAAAGTGGATGACAACGCCTTCAGTCGGAAGAAC ATGTTCCAGGTGATGCTCTCAGAGAGGCCTCTGTACATCCAGGCCAGTAATTGCGTGGAGGTCTGCGACTGGGTGGAAGTGCTGGGCCAGGTGAGCCGTTGTAACCCGAGGCGACGGAGTCACCACCATCCCTCTGCCTACGTGTCCGGGGCCTGGCTCTGCTGCCGGGGCCTGAATGAAAGCCACCCCGGCTGCAAGCCTTGCac TCCTAGCCTAGCCAGCCTCCAACTCGAGATCGACTGTGACCGTGAAACCGAAAGGATCTTCTCCCTCTTTTCTGCCAACTACTCTAAGCTGCACAAAATGGAAG ATGCCTGTTCCAGCATTTCTGTGTACCAGGGTCCTCAGAAAGAGCAGGAGGAATACTCTCTATTCACCATCCAGGACTCCAAAGAGACATTCCGCACCATCCGGGACATCTATGCAGTCTTAGAGGACTTAAGGGCGCAGCATGAGGCCACTAGGAATGCCCTAGGAACTGCCAAGTATGGCAGTCA GGAAAACCCCATAGTCGGAAAGGGTTGTTAG